The genomic region GACAAaacacactaagaaaaacaagtcttaggttatattttaaattcttaaagaatcaaaagtgtgtatgtgtatttagcgggtgtgtatatgtgtgtgtataaaacaccCCCCCAAGATGTGATAtaattttccacattcattatcTTTGAATTACAACATAATCATAAAGggagtcttttaaaatttttgtgaaaatatcagaaaaccTCATTAAATTCCTTAAGGGCCTTCAGATTATTTTCTGAAACACCTCTCCTGAAATCATTCTTCAAGATTCTCTGTTACTTATTGGATCCAAATCTGTCAGATCCTCATTTGATGATGGTTTTGCTCTTGGTAAAAACAGTTCTACTTTAGcacatattataaataatatttgccATTTCACTTTGCAGTCAACTTGCATTATATTTTTGGAACCATATCTGAAATCAGAGAATCTGATAAGGATGTTTATAGATGTTAGTGTTAAGGGATGTTTTACTGAGAGATTATTTGCTTGAGGGTCAGttgattagtaaatatttttgtgtcATGATACATCTGCAGTTAATCTCATATCTGAAATCAGAGAATCTGATAAGGATGTTTATAGATGTTAGTGTTAAGGGATGTTTTACTGAGAGATTATTTGCTTGAGGGTCAGttgattagtaaatatttttgtgtcATGATACATCTGCAGTTAATCTCATTGTAGGTCCTAAGATGATAAATTCTCGAACAACCAAGGATCCTCAGTGTTTAAATGCTGGCTAATCATGCTCCAATTCCATTCTCTCTCACCCACTTCAAATGAATTTGAATCTCGTAAGTGTTGATGGGTGTAATGTTCTCATAACCTGTTTGGCAAACATTTTGGTTATATGTATTAAGAACCTCAAAATTGTTCTAAATAATTCCAATACCAGCCACCATTTCTTGAGTGATCATTTTGATTCTGTATTTGGCACTTTACAATCATTTAATTTCACAACAATGCAGTGACATAGGTACCATTACCTCTCCTTTACCAATGACGAAAGTAAAGTTTacagaattcaaaaaaaaaaagaaaaaaaaaaagagtgaaagagacTTGGCTAGGTTCTTAGGCTGAGAGGAAGGACGAGCCATCAGAGAAGGAAAAGCTGAAGCTGGGAGAGTGAAGCAGTGACTGACAGTACAAGGCCCAGGAGGAGGTAGAGAGGACTGACTAGTCAAGGCTGAATGGTGGTGTTAcaaataaaaactcaaaaaacAGGGCTTGGCGGTATAGACAGGCGGTGtaatagaggaaagaatgtgTCTTTGAGGAGGACCAATCAAGGTTCTATTCCAAGTCCCACAATTTACTAACTCTAAGATCCTATGAAACTAATTAAACCTCTTTGGGCcccattttccttctttgaaaaaatgGTGATTGTGACAGTAACTGGCCAGGTATTCACCAAATCCATTTCCCTTTCCTCCTTGACATACAGCTAGATTTCATTTCCTGGCCTTTCTTGCATTAGGTGTGGTCACGTGACTGAGTTCTTATAGCCCTGACatctttcccctcctctccttaTATCTCTCCTCATGCAGTCTCCTCCCTACTCACATTTTGCCCTAGGCTGAGCATGAGAGTAAGGTTAAAATAActtgtaattttacatttattactgatcacattttatttaataattctaATTTGAACATTACTCATTTTTCCCCATCCAGGAAATcagattttattttggaattattgATGCAAAAAACTTCAAGACTTGTGGAAACTCAATCTGGAACTTCCCTGGACATGATTCAGAGGCTGATTGAGGGAAGGGCTGAATCTCTGGCTTATTCTGATTTGGTGATGGGAAGCTGGGAAAATTGGCTTCTGGAGGAGGAAGAACTTCATCTTTCTTCAGTGGGGGGAGTCGGTAAACATAACCAATGTGTCTCCAGGGGAAGGGAAAGTGTTTTTTATCTGGACCTCTTTCTTCTGAATGCCGTGGTGGTGGGCCATGGCCATGGCGATGTTGATCATGGGGATATTTGCCGTGTTCTGGTGGGTCACAGGGTCCATCGTCATGGAAATCATGGTGAGGGGGATGGTGTCCATGGGGGTGGTGTCCATGGGGACGGTGTCCATGGGGACGGTGTCTATGGGGATGGTGTCCCTGGGGATGATGTCCCTGGGGATGGTGCTCACTGGAATCATGGGTTCTGTTCTTGCAAAAATGGGCTTGATGACATCTTGACCCTGGAGGGGGCAATGGTGGAGGATCTCCTGCTTGAAATGGTGGTCTACCTGGATGATCTTTATCTTCTAGGGGAGGTGGGCATCCAAATCCATGTGGCTTGTGGGGACGATGCTGCTCTCTGAGCCCATTGGGCTTAAGTGGGGGATTGCCAGCAGGAGAATGCTCATGCCCACCGGAATGGGGTTGTCGACCACTGAAGTTTCTATGTTCCTGGTAAAGGACACAGAAAAGTGCATATCACCATTTCACACAAAAGGAGAAGTTAGATGTTTAATTTGATTTAGACATATGTTTCTAGACTTTTGGATtcctcaaatcaatttttaaaataggatacCAACAAAAGGTCATTAAATTTGTATCAAGTCATGTTGGCATTTAAAATGTAGACAAAAACTATCATTTACAACCACCATTATTTCACatgagaaataatatttttactacaCAGGGTCAGAAAAAAAAGACTCAGAGTAAAGAAAGGGTGGTCATTTAGATGGGATAAAGGTTGAATTATGAGAAGCTTTCTTCACTAtcgtttttttctcatttcaaaataaagtggTGAAACTGTATTATAGAGACCAACATTTGAAAAATAGTGCCTTATAATTTATATTCTCAACAAAGCTCGAGTCTCTAAGATATAAGCATCCGTTCCTCCTGGAAGATGAGCATTTTGCCTCCTCACTTTCCTTCTTgttcaggttttatttttttttaaatctatggaGCCATGTTTGTGGTGCCAGAACTGTCCCCGCTCCCCTTTTTGGCTTGGCACTTGGACATTTGGAtaatcttcagttttttttttactaatataAAATTACTGTGAAGAACATCTTTGTGCTCACCCATAAAACAGAACAAAGCTTTCTGAGACAAATATAAACTATTGTTTTGCTCCTTATTTTATATGATAAATTTGAGGCCAATTCATTCCCCTAGGGTAGGGTGTATGCCTAATATAAAAGCTAACAATTATTAAGTCTCAGCAGTGGAATCCTGACAAAGGACCATATTCAAGTTGAGTCAAGGCTGATTGAATTggtcatgcttttatttttctgctcaaAATCTCACCCTTTCCCAATCcttgaaaaatgttttcatagTTTTTGTGTCTAACCAGCAATTAGATTTCTTTCTCCAAGGgcctgttctctctctttttttccttttcccctctttctccagTTTCACATTTTTCTGGTTGACCTACTTCTTACAAAGTAGCATTAGGTAAAAGTCCCTCTATGCAATAGAGAACAGTCGTctgcccacccccatccccagacaCACAGAGTCATAAGAATCAAATCCCACTTCATGGGCACTGCTCATGTCAAAGGCTGCTTAGGCAACCCACCTCCAGGTTGAAGACTTCACAGTTTACGTCAAGGTCTTTTGGGGTTTCCAAGTCAGAGGCTCCGACATCATATGATAACAATGCTCTGCAGAATCCAAAGAGCTATAAGGGAAAGAGAAGGCTGTtagtgtgtgttgtgtgtgtgtatgtgtgtgttgagtTTGCAGGTATGTGAATGCGTCCAGCTACAGTCATGGGCTTCCAGACAttcaggaaaggaagaagagctTTAGAAAAATCAGGGTAGTATCATCAAACATTCCCACCAGTTATTTAACAATAAGTGCGGGTTCCGAAGTGTTTCATCACAAGTTGCTGTAGTTCTCTCTCCTGAGCAGTCGCCAAGACTGGGCTTGCCCGAGGGAGGTTGTGGGGGTACCACAGCAGTGCTGCCTTGCTTTGGGCCAACCCTTTGGCACTGCAGGCATGAGTTGCCTGTGCCTACAGAGAATGAGGAACCATGTAGAAGAGGGATTCACAGAACTGGCTGGTCCCTTGGAGGAAAATGTTGGAATGGAGGGAGCCAGTGTAAAGAAGGGTCTTCTTGGACCATGTCAAATCCTCCTGTAATGAACATTAGGAGAAATGGGTTCTAATCTCAGCTCTCTTGTGAACATTGAACAAGATTCTTACTTTGTTGAACACTCAGTTACCCCCTCATTTGTCAAATGGGATCATTGTGAgtaataaatgagataaagtgaatgaagtgaatgaaaaagCCATATGTACAGGTTTTAATACAAGCTGACTAGTAGTTTTAGTGAATCTTAATGGTTTAAATAACTCAGTTTTAAATTTAGGTATAATTATATGTATAAGATAAGATCATACTATCATAATTAACCTAACTTCTCTGTCTCTTAGTTTCTTTACCTATAAATCAGTGATTAAAAATAGTTTATCGCACAGGATTGTGTGAAGGTTAAGTAAGTTCACATATGTATAAAACCCTTAGatgagtgcctggcacatagtgctCTCTAAATGTGACATTATTTCACAGACTTTCATTATACTCACATTAAAGGGCCTGGGAAATCGGTGTCTGGAGCAGTTCCTCATGGAAAAGTCCAGATAGTAATtggttctttcttctcctctctggAATGGATCGGATCAAAACAATTTCAGGAACATAAACagtaaaacaaaacagtaaaaaaaaaaaaaaaaaaaaaaagcagtagatACCTCTATTACCTCTATCAAATTCCCTGTGAGCACTATGAGGATTTAAAATCAGTAACATGTTCCATTTTTCTTATGATGtctgctttttttattttaaatcacgTAAGTGATTGAATGAATACCACTCATTGAAAAGGTTCAAATTATATAGAGATAAcaagtaaaatatgaaaaatcatcCTTCCTGCATCCTGTCTCTCTTTCCCAGAGGTGCCATCATCATCCCTTTGATGTGTTTCTCTTTCTAGTTTTTTCCTAGACATGTTGCATATATACACAGATATCCAATTACTTAACACAGAAGAGCTTGTATTCTAAATTTTCTTCTGCAACCTGCTTTTTCCGTTAGCAAACAGAAACTCCAGTTTCTATAGGTACAAATGTTCTTTTTAATAACTGTATAttcattccattgtttgtatGCACTCTAATTTACTTAACTTTGCATTTGTAAAGTGATACACACTGACCAGCTGCTCTACAAGATAGCtctgggtgggaggcaggggaacTGTCTACTTCTAGTCCAAACACACCACTAGGTagtttctctgagcctcagttttccatcATAATATAAGGAAGTTTAGGACCAGCTAATTTTTAATGTCTCACAAAATTCTAACATGCTCTTTTCTCTTACCCTCCTCtccaatataaattaaaaaaaaaaaaacttgcaggAAGGCAGTTCTTTGGTATCTATTGCCTGTCTAGCATAGCCCCAAAGGCTGCATGAGGGGCCT from Choloepus didactylus isolate mChoDid1 chromosome 1, mChoDid1.pri, whole genome shotgun sequence harbors:
- the HRG gene encoding histidine-rich glycoprotein; this encodes MVHHSKRWFSHFSKMKVIAAALLLIILQHSWALTPTDCNAIEPVAGKVLDLINKVRRDGYIFQLLRVADAHLDKEESPAVYYLVLDVQESDCSVLSRKHWDECKPAVSRHPSEIVIGQCKVIAMKCSSESQDLRVNDFNCTTSSVSSALANTKDSPVLMDFFEDTGPYRKQAEKALEKYIKENEDFASFRVDRVERVVRVRGEERTNYYLDFSMRNCSRHRFPRPFNLFGFCRALLSYDVGASDLETPKDLDVNCEVFNLEEHRNFSGRQPHSGGHEHSPAGNPPLKPNGLREQHRPHKPHGFGCPPPLEDKDHPGRPPFQAGDPPPLPPPGSRCHQAHFCKNRTHDSSEHHPQGHHPQGHHPHRHRPHGHRPHGHHPHGHHPPHHDFHDDGPCDPPEHGKYPHDQHRHGHGPPPRHSEERGPDKKHFPFPWRHIGYVYRLPPLKKDEVLPPPEANFPSFPSPNQNKPEIQPFPQSASESCPGKFQIEFPQVLKFFASIIPK